A single Osmerus mordax isolate fOsmMor3 chromosome 7, fOsmMor3.pri, whole genome shotgun sequence DNA region contains:
- the lactbl1a gene encoding putative beta-lactamase-like 1, with protein sequence MKVKWTKLGMVVFFLLSCVMTGCFVWQYRMPKLQTEIEERKGVNEEKMCPRFPEPVPLQHPIAVLKEALEQIDTLLRSSIDNISLPALSAIVVFNDSVLWNGHFGKLNGSSPSSPSPNEYTVYRIASLSKIFPTLMLYKLWEEGKIESLDDPLEKYAENFTVKNPLGKRWDTGIPLAPGPRFPSLTLRRMASQLSGLPRRLRATSLLWDGDTESATDLLKDDVLVADPGTKCHYSNVAFSLLANVLAQKITDSDYEQWVSENLLSKVGMEDTGFDITPGIQNRMAVGVYSSGKPAPLYDLGWYRPAGQMYSTAADMAKLAMILLGAYSRPFLRQDTLKTMLTPLFRCHDGYFANSTGTPWEVNEQLGYEVVRKDGDLDGYAATFSLVPQLKLGLVVLMAGVRPGKQDLLTQAYSSLIPAMESAFRDARRNLNPPPDPLPYVGVFTYKNMTFYEIKVDVDGVLIMQQFGPQVDTSVPVKYRTIRLDYLEERVFRVVFEREYPCKLKVNSASVSLEAQDRQLFNFYVFNKKRQSPGFDSPGLNTYNVIRISRRPIFTK encoded by the exons ATGAAGGTGAAATGGACCAAGTTAGGGATGGTGGTCTTTTTCCTGCTTTCCTGTGTCATGACTGGATGTTTTGTTTGGCAGTACAGGATGCCAAAACTACAAACAG AAATTGAAGAAAGAAAGGGGGTGAATGAAGAAAAGATGTGCCCTCGCTTCCCAGAGCCTGTACCCTTGCAGCACCCTATTGCAGTGCTCAAGGAGGCCTTAGAACAG ATTGATACACTTTTAAGGTCAAGTATTGACAACATCAGCCTACCAGCTCTTTCTGCCATTGTGGTTTTCAATGACTCTGTGCTATGGAATGGACACTTTGGCAAACTAAATGGAAGTAGCCCTTCCTCACCTTCACCCAATGAATACACAGTGTATAG AATTGCCAGTCTGTCAAAGATCTTCCCTACTCTGATGTTGTATAAGCTTTGGGAGGAAGGAAAGATTGAATCCTTGGATGACCCCTTGGAGAAATATGCTGAGAACTTTACCGTTAAGAATCCCTTGGGGAAGAGATGGGACACAGGCATACCACTTGCCCCGGGGCCCCGCTTTCCATCTCTTACCTTACGCCGCATGGCCAGCCAGCTGTCTG GGTTGCCTAGAAGGCTGAGAGCAACCAGTCTCCTTTGGGATGGAGACACTGAGTCCGCCACTGATTTGTTAAAGGATGATGTCCTAGTGGCAGACCCAGGCACGAA ATGTCACTATAGCAACGTGGCCTTCTCTTTGTTGGCCAACGTGTTGGCCCAGAAGATAACAGACTCAGACTATGAGCAATGGGTGTCTGAAAACCTCCTGTCCAAAGTAGGGATGGAGGACACAGGCTTCGACATCACCCCAGGCATTCAGAACCGGATGGCTGTGGGAGTGTACAGCAGTGGCAAACCAGCTCCCCTCTACGACCTGGGTTGGTATCGCCCCGCCGGTCAGATGTACTCGACAGCAGCTGACATGGCCAAGTTGGCTATGATTCTGCTGGGGGCCTATAGCCGGCCCTTTCTTCGGCAAGACACCCTGAAGACCATGCTAACCCCTCTATTCCGCTGCCACGATGGCTACTTTGCCAATTCCACTGGCACGCCATGGGAAGTCAATGAGCAGCTGGGCTACGAAGTggtgaggaaggatggagatTTGGATGGATACGCAGCCACTTTCTCCCTGGTCCCACAATTAAAGCTTGGACTCGTAGTTCTGATGGCAGGGGTACGACCAGGGAAACAGGACCTTCTCACCCAGGCCTACAGCTCCCTCATCCCTGCCATGGAAAGCGCCTTTAGGGATGCCCGACGTAACCTCAATCCACCGCCCGACCCATTGCCCTACGTGGGTGTCTTCACCTACAAGAACATGACCTTCTATGAGATCAAGGTGGATGTTGATGGGGTTTTGATCATGCAGCAGTTTGGGCCCCAGGTGGACACCTCTGTGCCAGTTAAGTACAGGACTATCAGGCTGGactacctggaggagagggtgttcAGGGTTGTGTTTGAGAGGGAGTATCCCTGCAAACTGAAGGTCAACAGCGCCTCCGTGTCACTTGAGGCCCAGGACAGACAGCTCTTTAACTTCTACGTCTTCAATAAAAAGAGGCAGTCCCCTGGATTTGACTCCCCAGGATTAAACACGTACAACGTGATCCGGATATCTCGTCGGCCAATATTTACCAAATAA